One Pleurocapsa sp. PCC 7327 DNA segment encodes these proteins:
- the rbfA gene encoding 30S ribosome-binding factor RbfA produces MADNRRVSRVSSLIKREVSQMLLNEIKDDRVGAGMVSVTDVDVSGDLQHAKIYVSIYGTEAAKAETMAGLKSSTAFVRRELGQRIRLRRTPEVVFVEDRSLERGDRTLHLLNQIRDTHREEDEEIDNLEQEDLG; encoded by the coding sequence ATGGCTGATAATCGTCGGGTTTCGCGCGTTTCTTCTCTAATCAAACGCGAAGTTAGCCAGATGTTGCTCAACGAGATCAAAGACGATCGCGTGGGCGCTGGTATGGTCAGCGTTACAGATGTCGATGTCTCTGGCGACCTGCAACATGCTAAAATATACGTCAGCATCTATGGCACAGAAGCGGCAAAAGCCGAGACGATGGCAGGATTGAAATCTTCTACTGCCTTCGTGCGCCGCGAACTCGGTCAGCGGATTAGACTGCGCCGAACGCCAGAAGTCGTGTTTGTCGAAGATCGTTCTCTAGAGCGAGGCGATCGCACCTTACATCTGTTAAACCAAATTCGCGACACTCATCGAGAAGAGGACGAAGAGATAGATAATCTTGAGCAAGAGGATTTAGGGTAA
- a CDS encoding DUF751 family protein, translated as MKDFFINVSRYPTYLLSLILGIFIAFFDSLKPWFKNPVTAIAIVGILAGGFAFIAFTLRAMLGLSAA; from the coding sequence ATGAAAGACTTTTTTATCAATGTTTCTCGTTACCCGACCTATCTTCTGAGTCTGATTCTGGGAATTTTTATTGCTTTTTTTGACAGCTTAAAACCCTGGTTCAAAAATCCTGTAACGGCAATTGCAATCGTAGGGATATTAGCAGGCGGATTTGCCTTTATCGCCTTCACGCTCAGAGCCATGCTGGGGTTATCAGCAGCCTAG
- a CDS encoding aspartate kinase translates to MALIVQKYGGTSVGSVDRIQAVARRVRQSVQDGNAVVVVVSAMGKTTDGLVNLAKQISPNPCRREMDMLLSTGEQVSIALMSMALQELGQPAISLTGAQVGIVTEAEHSRARILEIKTKRLQHHLERGKVVVVAGFQGISSIDDLEITTLGRGGSDTSAVALAAALKANLCEIYTDVPGILTTDPRIVPQAKLMDEITCDEMLELASLGAKVLHPRAVEIAKNYGVPLVVRSSWSDEPGTKVISPIPKPRPLVGLEITKTVDAVGFDADQAKVALLRVPDRPGIAARLFGEIARQNVDVDLIIQSIHEGNSNDIAFTVVKDMLVKAEAVAEAIAPALRSHPTNSEEAEVMVEKRIAKISIAGAGMIGRPGIAARMFKALAEANVNIEMISTSEVKVSCVIAEDECDRAIKALCEAFEVEDSPLLPPTVVTESADSPPVRGVALDTNQAQIAIRYVPNRPGMAAQIFGALAEKNISVDTIIQSQRCRIINGTPARDIAFTVAQADAEAARIALEALAASTGCGEVKVDTNVAKVSIVGSGMAGQPGVAARFFESLAQQNVNIQMITTSEIKISCVVTKEDGIKALQAVHEAFGLAGQDIVRVPA, encoded by the coding sequence ATGGCACTCATTGTCCAAAAATACGGTGGAACTTCCGTTGGTTCGGTCGATCGCATTCAAGCAGTAGCCCGACGGGTACGGCAAAGCGTCCAAGACGGCAACGCAGTCGTCGTTGTCGTTTCTGCAATGGGAAAAACCACCGATGGTTTGGTCAACTTAGCCAAGCAAATTTCCCCTAATCCCTGTCGCCGGGAGATGGACATGCTTCTCTCGACTGGGGAACAGGTATCCATCGCGCTGATGAGTATGGCATTGCAGGAATTGGGACAGCCTGCCATTTCGCTAACGGGTGCCCAAGTTGGCATCGTCACCGAAGCCGAACACAGCCGTGCCAGAATCTTAGAAATCAAGACAAAACGTCTCCAGCACCATCTCGAACGAGGAAAAGTCGTCGTCGTAGCTGGTTTTCAGGGCATTAGCAGCATTGACGACCTAGAAATCACGACCCTGGGACGCGGGGGATCGGACACGTCAGCCGTTGCTTTGGCTGCCGCTTTAAAAGCCAATCTGTGCGAAATTTATACCGACGTTCCCGGCATTCTCACCACCGATCCTCGCATCGTACCACAGGCGAAGTTAATGGACGAAATTACCTGCGACGAAATGCTGGAGTTGGCCAGCTTGGGCGCAAAAGTTCTCCATCCGAGGGCAGTTGAGATAGCCAAAAATTACGGCGTGCCCCTAGTCGTCCGTTCGAGTTGGAGTGACGAACCGGGAACGAAAGTTATCTCGCCCATACCAAAACCTCGTCCCTTAGTCGGATTAGAAATTACCAAGACAGTCGATGCAGTCGGGTTCGACGCAGATCAGGCAAAAGTCGCGCTCCTACGAGTGCCCGATCGCCCCGGCATTGCAGCGCGGTTATTTGGCGAAATTGCCCGTCAAAACGTCGATGTCGATCTCATCATCCAGTCAATTCACGAAGGCAATAGCAACGACATTGCCTTTACCGTCGTCAAAGACATGCTCGTCAAAGCCGAAGCCGTAGCAGAAGCGATCGCCCCCGCTTTGCGCTCCCATCCGACAAATTCTGAAGAAGCCGAAGTCATGGTAGAAAAACGCATTGCCAAAATTTCCATCGCGGGGGCAGGCATGATCGGCCGTCCGGGGATTGCCGCCCGGATGTTCAAAGCCTTAGCCGAAGCAAACGTCAATATCGAGATGATTTCGACTTCCGAGGTAAAGGTGAGTTGTGTCATTGCTGAAGACGAGTGCGATCGCGCTATTAAAGCCTTGTGCGAAGCATTTGAAGTAGAAGATTCTCCCCTCCTCCCCCCAACCGTCGTTACCGAATCTGCCGACTCTCCACCCGTGCGCGGAGTCGCCTTAGATACCAATCAAGCACAAATTGCGATTCGTTACGTGCCAAACCGCCCCGGCATGGCGGCGCAAATTTTTGGAGCGCTTGCCGAGAAAAATATCAGCGTAGACACGATTATTCAGTCCCAACGCTGTCGCATCATTAACGGCACCCCCGCCCGCGACATCGCTTTTACCGTCGCCCAGGCAGACGCAGAAGCAGCACGGATAGCCCTAGAAGCCCTAGCTGCTAGCACGGGTTGCGGCGAAGTTAAGGTAGATACCAATGTGGCTAAAGTTAGCATTGTCGGCTCTGGAATGGCAGGACAGCCAGGGGTTGCGGCTCGATTTTTTGAATCTTTAGCCCAGCAGAACGTCAACATTCAAATGATTACTACCTCTGAAATTAAAATCAGTTGCGTAGTAACCAAAGAAGATGGTATTAAAGCCTTACAAGCCGTTCACGAAGCTTTTGGACTAGCAGGGCAAGATATCGTTCGAGTTCCTGCCTAA